One Pseudorhodoplanes sinuspersici DNA segment encodes these proteins:
- the kdsA gene encoding 3-deoxy-8-phosphooctulonate synthase produces MIPNPVVDLGGARFGNDLPLALIAGPCQLESRDHAVEMASALKEIAARLGIGLVYKTSFDKANRTSARGARGLGLEASLPIFADIRSSLGLPVLTDIHDISQCAPVAQAVDILQIPAFLCRQTDLLIAAAETGRVVNVKKGQFLAPWDMKNVVEKITGAGNAKVLVTERGASFGYNTLVSDMRALPELAKTGAPVIFDATHSVQQPGGQGTSSGGQREFVPVLARAAVAVGIAGVFIETHQDPDHAPSDGPNMIALKDLEPLLTKLMAFDRLAKS; encoded by the coding sequence TTGATTCCAAACCCAGTCGTGGATCTCGGCGGGGCGCGCTTCGGCAACGATTTACCGTTGGCGCTGATTGCCGGCCCATGCCAGCTTGAGAGCCGCGACCATGCCGTCGAGATGGCCTCCGCGCTGAAAGAGATCGCGGCCCGGCTCGGCATCGGCCTCGTCTATAAAACCTCGTTCGACAAGGCGAACCGCACCAGCGCCCGGGGCGCGCGCGGCCTTGGCCTTGAAGCCTCGCTGCCGATCTTTGCGGATATCCGCTCGTCGCTCGGCCTGCCGGTGCTCACCGACATTCACGACATCTCGCAATGCGCCCCGGTCGCGCAAGCGGTCGATATCCTGCAGATCCCCGCGTTCCTGTGCCGCCAGACCGACCTTCTCATTGCCGCGGCAGAGACCGGCCGCGTCGTGAATGTGAAGAAGGGGCAATTCCTCGCACCCTGGGACATGAAGAACGTGGTCGAAAAGATCACCGGCGCCGGCAATGCCAAAGTGCTGGTGACGGAACGCGGTGCCTCGTTCGGCTACAACACGCTCGTCTCCGACATGCGCGCCTTGCCCGAACTCGCCAAGACCGGCGCGCCGGTGATTTTCGATGCCACCCATTCGGTGCAGCAGCCCGGCGGACAGGGCACGTCATCCGGCGGTCAACGCGAATTCGTGCCGGTGCTGGCACGCGCGGCTGTCGCGGTCGGCATTGCCGGTGTGTTTATCGAAACGCACCAGGACCCCGACCACGCGCCATCGGACGGGCCCAACATGATTGCCCTCAAAGACCTTGAACCCCTCCTGACAAAATTGATGGCGTTCGACCGCCTCGCAAAAAGCTGA
- a CDS encoding MFS transporter — protein MNNRELAVIALLVFVTSLFTRSVDPVIPQIADGLLVNVGTAALLSTAFALPYAIVQPVLGALADMMSKTRLMSICLVLLVLSAVVSALAPNFTVLAISRVAAGIASGGIFPTSLALAGDRIPVAQRQVAIGRLLAATMTGNLLGASLAGVVGDLAGWRAVFVVVGSMGALCIVAIVIGFRSSPPETTKGFDLSTLGPNYRAIFGNPLAKYCFGAVFIEALVVFGIFPHMAALLHEAGESRASIAGIVLAGFGIGAVIYTFCVGWLLSLLGERKMMIGGGLIMAAFCLILTWRLPWPLEFANFAMLGFGFYWLHGCIQVYATELAPTARGSTMALHSAAFFLGQAVGPVVYGLGFSRVGTTPMLVGGAIIIAAVGYICARRLYHPKPKT, from the coding sequence ATGAATAACCGCGAACTCGCCGTCATCGCTCTGCTCGTCTTTGTGACGTCGCTGTTCACGCGTTCGGTCGACCCCGTCATTCCGCAAATCGCCGATGGACTGCTGGTCAATGTCGGCACGGCGGCGTTGCTGTCGACGGCGTTCGCGCTGCCTTATGCGATCGTACAACCAGTCCTCGGTGCGCTCGCCGACATGATGAGCAAGACGCGGCTGATGAGTATCTGTCTCGTGTTGCTGGTCTTGTCCGCCGTGGTGAGCGCTCTCGCACCGAACTTTACGGTGCTGGCGATCTCCAGAGTCGCGGCAGGCATCGCCTCGGGCGGTATTTTTCCAACCTCGCTGGCCCTGGCAGGCGATCGCATTCCGGTGGCGCAGCGGCAGGTTGCGATTGGCCGGCTTTTGGCCGCGACCATGACCGGCAATCTTCTGGGTGCGTCGCTGGCCGGCGTCGTCGGCGATCTGGCCGGCTGGCGTGCGGTGTTCGTCGTGGTCGGCTCGATGGGCGCACTTTGCATCGTCGCGATTGTGATCGGATTTCGCAGCAGCCCGCCGGAAACAACGAAGGGCTTCGATTTGTCGACGCTTGGTCCAAACTACCGGGCCATTTTCGGCAATCCACTCGCCAAATATTGCTTCGGCGCAGTGTTCATCGAAGCCCTGGTGGTGTTCGGCATCTTCCCGCACATGGCCGCGCTGCTGCATGAGGCCGGCGAAAGCCGCGCCTCGATCGCTGGTATCGTGCTTGCGGGGTTTGGTATCGGCGCCGTCATTTACACTTTCTGTGTGGGCTGGCTGTTGTCGTTATTGGGCGAACGGAAGATGATGATCGGGGGCGGGCTGATCATGGCGGCCTTCTGCCTGATCCTGACCTGGCGTCTGCCCTGGCCGCTGGAATTTGCCAATTTTGCGATGCTCGGCTTTGGCTTTTACTGGCTGCATGGCTGCATCCAGGTTTATGCCACCGAACTGGCGCCAACAGCGCGCGGCTCGACCATGGCGCTGCATTCGGCGGCCTTCTTTTTAGGGCAGGCGGTCGGACCGGTCGTTTACGGTCTCGGCTTTTCCCGCGTGGGCACGACGCCGATGCTGGTGGGCGGAGCGATCATCATTGCTGCGGTCGGATATATCTGCGCGCGGCGTCTGTACCACCCGAAACCGAAAACCTAA
- the queF gene encoding preQ(1) synthase, producing MARKKTSQVLPNPALQLGRATALPASPDEAVLDRVDNPHPDTNYVARFTMPEFTALCPITGQPDFAHFVIDYVPNKFLVESKSLKLYLNSFRNHGSFHEDCTVSIGKRLVSLLKPRWLRIGGYWYPRGGMPIDVFWQAGKLPNGVWVPDQGVAPYRGRG from the coding sequence ATGGCCCGAAAGAAGACATCACAGGTTCTGCCCAACCCCGCCCTGCAACTCGGCCGTGCGACCGCGCTGCCGGCATCGCCGGATGAGGCGGTGCTCGACCGGGTGGACAACCCGCATCCGGATACGAATTACGTCGCGCGCTTCACGATGCCGGAATTCACCGCGCTGTGCCCGATTACCGGCCAGCCGGATTTCGCGCACTTTGTCATCGACTATGTGCCGAACAAGTTTCTGGTCGAGTCGAAGTCCTTAAAGCTCTACTTGAACTCATTCAGAAATCACGGCTCGTTCCACGAAGACTGCACCGTTTCTATCGGCAAGCGACTGGTCTCGCTGCTGAAACCGCGTTGGCTCCGCATCGGCGGTTACTGGTATCCGCGTGGTGGCATGCCGATCGACGTGTTCTGGCAGGCCGGAAAATTACCGAATGGCGTCTGGGTGCCGGATCAGGGCGTCGCGCCCTATCGAGGCCGCGGTTAG
- the eno gene encoding phosphopyruvate hydratase codes for MTAIVNIVGREILDSRGNPTVEVDVLLEDGSLGRAAVPSGASTGAHEAVELRDGDKARYLGKGVRKAVDAVDGEIFDAIGGMDAEDQVQIDETMIALDGTPNKARLGANALLGVSLATAKAAAISSGLPLYRYVGGAAARVLPVPMMNIVNGGAHADNPIDFQEFMVMPVGANSFAEALRMGAEIFHTLKAALKQAGHNTNVGDEGGFAPNLPSAEAALDFVMQAITKAGFKAGDDVLLALDCASTEFFKDGAYHYGGEGKVRSIQQQVDYLAQLVSKYPIASIEDGMAEDDFDGWKLLTKTIGAKCQLVGDDLFVTNVTRLADGIAQGMANSILVKVNQIGTLTETLAAVEMAHKAGYTAVMSHRSGETEDSTIADLAVATNCGQIKTGSLARSDRTAKYNQLLRIEQELGPQAKYPGRAALRARA; via the coding sequence ATGACTGCGATCGTCAACATCGTCGGCCGTGAAATCCTCGACAGCCGTGGCAATCCCACCGTCGAAGTGGATGTGTTGCTGGAAGACGGCTCGCTCGGCCGCGCGGCGGTACCGTCCGGTGCCTCTACAGGCGCGCATGAGGCGGTCGAATTGCGGGACGGGGACAAGGCCCGCTATCTCGGCAAGGGCGTCCGCAAGGCGGTGGATGCGGTTGATGGTGAAATCTTCGACGCCATCGGCGGTATGGATGCGGAAGATCAGGTCCAGATCGACGAGACGATGATCGCGCTCGACGGCACGCCCAACAAGGCGCGGCTCGGCGCCAACGCCTTGCTCGGCGTTTCGCTGGCGACGGCCAAGGCGGCGGCAATCTCCAGCGGTCTGCCGCTCTATCGTTACGTGGGCGGCGCTGCGGCGCGCGTTCTGCCGGTGCCGATGATGAACATCGTCAATGGCGGCGCGCATGCCGACAACCCGATCGACTTCCAGGAATTCATGGTGATGCCGGTCGGCGCGAATTCATTCGCCGAAGCTTTGCGGATGGGTGCCGAGATTTTCCACACGCTCAAGGCGGCGCTGAAGCAGGCTGGTCACAATACCAATGTCGGCGACGAGGGCGGCTTCGCCCCGAACCTGCCAAGCGCGGAAGCGGCGCTCGATTTCGTCATGCAGGCGATCACCAAGGCTGGCTTCAAGGCCGGCGACGATGTGTTGCTAGCGCTCGATTGCGCTTCAACCGAATTCTTCAAGGATGGCGCCTATCACTACGGCGGCGAAGGCAAAGTGCGCAGCATCCAGCAGCAGGTCGATTACCTGGCCCAGCTTGTCTCGAAATATCCGATCGCCTCGATCGAGGACGGCATGGCCGAAGACGATTTCGACGGCTGGAAGCTGTTGACCAAGACCATCGGCGCGAAATGCCAGCTCGTCGGCGATGACCTCTTTGTCACCAACGTCACACGGCTGGCCGACGGCATCGCCCAAGGCATGGCCAACTCGATCCTGGTGAAGGTCAACCAGATCGGCACGCTGACCGAAACGCTCGCCGCCGTCGAAATGGCGCACAAGGCCGGTTACACAGCGGTGATGTCGCATCGTTCGGGCGAAACAGAAGATTCGACCATCGCCGATCTCGCCGTCGCCACCAATTGCGGACAGATCAAGACCGGTTCGCTCGCGCGCTCCGATCGTACAGCGAAGTATAATCAATTGCTGCGCATCGAGCAGGAACTTGGCCCGCAAGCAAAATATCCTGGCCGCGCGGCGCTGAGGGCGCGTGCTTAA
- a CDS encoding FtsB family cell division protein, whose translation MVSRRRARGILTALGLYVLAAAMIGYFWMHAYSGQRGLHAKHEIEQQMSELTAELDRLKVEHGQWERKVALLRPSGIDPDLLDERARTLLNLSHPNDLIMMVKGK comes from the coding sequence ATGGTCTCACGCAGACGCGCACGGGGAATTCTGACCGCGCTCGGCCTTTATGTCTTGGCCGCGGCGATGATCGGCTATTTCTGGATGCACGCCTATAGCGGCCAGCGCGGCTTGCATGCCAAGCACGAGATCGAACAGCAGATGTCGGAGCTGACCGCCGAGCTGGACCGCCTGAAGGTTGAGCATGGCCAGTGGGAGCGGAAAGTGGCGCTGCTGCGGCCCAGCGGTATCGATCCGGACCTGCTGGACGAGCGCGCCCGTACACTTTTGAACCTCTCGCATCCGAACGACTTGATCATGATGGTCAAGGGCAAATAA
- the pdhA gene encoding pyruvate dehydrogenase (acetyl-transferring) E1 component subunit alpha produces MAVAKKSPAVSADTPTKPVEFSKEQELSAYRDMLLIRRFEEKAGQMYGMGLIGGFCHLYIGQEAVVVGMQMALKDGDQVITGYRDHGHMLACGMDSKGVMAELTGRRGGYSKGKGGSMHMFSVEKSFYGGHGIVGAQVSLGTGLAFSNRYRGNDHVCLTYFGDGAANQGQVYESFNMAELWKLPVIYIIENNRYAMGTSVQRSSAQQDFSKRGASFNIPGEQVDGMDVRAVKAAGDKAVAWCREGNGPYILEMQTYRYRGHSMSDPAKYRTRDEVEKVRSEQDPIEQVRQRLLKNKWASEDDLKQIDAKVRATVNEAAEFATHDPEPDPSELYTDVLRQAS; encoded by the coding sequence ATGGCCGTAGCCAAAAAGTCGCCGGCGGTATCTGCCGATACACCCACGAAACCCGTCGAATTCAGCAAGGAGCAGGAGCTCTCTGCCTACCGCGACATGCTGCTGATTCGCCGCTTTGAGGAAAAGGCCGGCCAGATGTATGGCATGGGCCTGATCGGCGGCTTCTGCCACCTCTATATCGGCCAGGAAGCCGTCGTGGTGGGCATGCAGATGGCCCTGAAGGACGGCGACCAGGTCATCACCGGTTACCGCGATCACGGCCACATGCTGGCCTGTGGAATGGACTCAAAGGGCGTGATGGCCGAACTGACCGGCCGCCGCGGGGGCTATTCCAAGGGCAAGGGCGGCTCGATGCACATGTTCTCGGTCGAGAAGTCCTTCTATGGCGGCCACGGCATCGTTGGTGCGCAGGTCTCGCTGGGAACGGGTCTGGCCTTTTCCAACCGCTATCGCGGCAACGATCATGTCTGCCTGACCTATTTCGGCGATGGCGCGGCCAATCAGGGGCAGGTCTATGAGAGCTTCAATATGGCGGAGCTCTGGAAGCTGCCGGTAATCTACATCATCGAGAACAACCGTTACGCCATGGGCACCTCGGTGCAGCGCTCGTCAGCCCAGCAGGATTTCTCCAAGCGCGGCGCTTCTTTCAACATTCCCGGCGAACAGGTCGATGGCATGGATGTGCGCGCGGTCAAGGCCGCAGGCGACAAGGCTGTCGCGTGGTGCCGCGAAGGCAACGGTCCATACATCCTCGAGATGCAGACCTATCGCTATCGCGGTCATTCGATGTCGGACCCGGCAAAATATCGCACCCGTGACGAAGTCGAGAAGGTGCGGTCGGAACAGGATCCGATCGAACAGGTCCGTCAGCGTCTTTTGAAGAACAAATGGGCAAGCGAAGACGACCTGAAGCAGATCGATGCCAAGGTGCGCGCCACCGTCAATGAAGCGGCAGAATTCGCAACGCACGATCCCGAACCCGATCCGTCCGAGCTTTACACCGATGTCCTTCGTCAAGCGTCCTAA
- a CDS encoding pyruvate dehydrogenase complex E1 component subunit beta: MPIEVLMPALSPTMEKGNLAKWLKKEGDTVKSGDVIAEIETDKATMEVEAVDEGKLGKILVAEGTPDVAVNTPIAVLLGEGEDASAIKIDAVPVAKADRANDQQRFDESDAPDAPKSEQLKDKDEPVSAVASPPKVEVLPEPDVPEGTEMVTQTVREALRDAMAEEMRRDEKVFVMGEEVAEYQGAYKVTQGLLQEFGARRVVDTPITEHGFAGLGVGAALAGLKPIVEFMTFNFAMQAIDQIINSAAKTLYMSGGQMGASIVFRGPNGAAARVAAQHSQDYSSWYSHIPGLIVIAPYTAADAKGLLKAAIRNPNPVIFLENEILYGHSFPVPKLDDYVLPIGKAKVVRPGNHVTIVSFSMGMTYALKAAEELAKKHIMAEVIDLRTLRPLDDATIIESVKKTGRLITVEEGWPQSGIGAEISARVMEKAFDYLDAPVIRISGKDVPMPYAANLEKLALPSVDEIIEAAKAVTYR, from the coding sequence ATGCCGATAGAAGTCCTGATGCCCGCGCTCTCGCCCACGATGGAGAAGGGCAACCTTGCCAAGTGGCTGAAGAAGGAAGGCGACACGGTAAAGTCCGGCGATGTCATCGCCGAGATCGAAACCGACAAGGCGACGATGGAAGTCGAAGCCGTCGACGAGGGTAAACTCGGAAAGATCCTTGTCGCCGAAGGCACGCCCGATGTTGCCGTGAATACGCCGATCGCCGTTCTCCTTGGCGAAGGGGAAGACGCTTCCGCGATCAAGATCGATGCTGTCCCGGTGGCGAAAGCCGACCGTGCGAACGATCAGCAGCGGTTCGATGAATCCGACGCACCCGATGCGCCGAAATCGGAACAGCTAAAAGACAAGGACGAACCGGTTTCCGCCGTCGCTTCCCCGCCGAAGGTCGAGGTTTTGCCCGAACCCGACGTGCCCGAAGGCACGGAGATGGTGACGCAGACGGTGCGCGAAGCCTTGCGCGACGCCATGGCCGAAGAGATGCGGCGCGACGAAAAGGTCTTCGTCATGGGCGAAGAGGTCGCCGAATATCAGGGCGCCTACAAGGTGACGCAGGGTCTATTGCAGGAATTCGGCGCACGGCGCGTCGTCGATACGCCGATCACCGAGCATGGCTTTGCCGGTCTCGGCGTCGGTGCTGCACTCGCGGGCCTGAAGCCGATTGTCGAATTTATGACCTTCAACTTCGCCATGCAGGCGATCGACCAGATCATCAATTCGGCGGCGAAGACGCTTTACATGTCCGGCGGCCAGATGGGCGCCTCGATCGTGTTCCGCGGACCAAATGGTGCCGCCGCACGCGTTGCCGCGCAACACAGTCAGGATTACTCGTCCTGGTATTCACACATTCCGGGCTTGATCGTGATCGCGCCTTATACGGCGGCGGATGCGAAGGGTCTTTTGAAGGCCGCGATCCGCAATCCGAACCCGGTCATCTTCCTGGAAAACGAAATCCTCTACGGTCATTCGTTCCCGGTTCCCAAGCTCGACGATTATGTGCTGCCGATCGGCAAAGCCAAGGTCGTGCGTCCAGGCAACCATGTCACCATCGTTTCTTTCTCCATGGGCATGACCTACGCACTCAAGGCCGCCGAAGAACTCGCCAAGAAGCACATCATGGCGGAGGTGATCGATCTGCGCACGCTGCGTCCGCTCGACGATGCAACGATCATCGAGTCGGTGAAGAAAACCGGACGCCTGATCACGGTGGAAGAAGGTTGGCCGCAATCGGGCATCGGCGCGGAGATTTCCGCCCGCGTGATGGAAAAGGCGTTCGATTATCTCGATGCGCCGGTGATCCGTATTTCCGGCAAAGACGTGCCGATGCCTTATGCCGCCAATCTCGAGAAGCTGGCGCTGCCGTCGGTCGATGAGATCATCGAGGCGGCCAAGGCCGTCACGTATCGCTGA
- a CDS encoding pyruvate dehydrogenase complex dihydrolipoamide acetyltransferase gives MPIDILMPALSPTMEKGNLAKWLKKEGDAVKSGDVIAEIETDKATMEVEAVDEGTLAKIVVPEGTADVPVNQVIAVLAGEGEDVKATASGAKAAPAAAPKPQAKTDETPKAAPAPQAAPVAAPAASAKPAAAPQPAEPSGSNGRVFSSPLARRLAKEAGIDIAAVQGSGPHGRVIARDIDSAKSGKGLKAPAQPGAAPAPQIAPAMGDDKIRALYADGTYEVIPHDNMRKVIAQRLTASTQTIPHFYLTIDCNIGKLTAAREEINAQAPKDKEGKPAYKLSVNDFVIKALALALQRIPDANVSWTESGMLKHKHSDIGVAVALPGGLITPIVRNAETKSLSTISNQMKDMAARARNRKLKPEEYQGGTSSVSNLGMYGIKDFTAVINPPHATILAVGTGEERAIVKNGKIEAAMMMSVTLSCDHRAVDGALGAELLVAFKTLIENPVMMVV, from the coding sequence ATGCCGATCGACATTCTCATGCCCGCTCTGTCGCCGACGATGGAAAAGGGCAATCTGGCCAAGTGGCTGAAGAAAGAGGGCGACGCGGTCAAATCCGGCGACGTCATTGCGGAGATCGAGACCGACAAGGCGACAATGGAAGTCGAAGCGGTCGACGAGGGGACCTTGGCGAAAATCGTCGTGCCCGAAGGCACGGCCGATGTGCCGGTCAATCAGGTGATCGCGGTCCTCGCCGGTGAGGGCGAAGATGTGAAGGCGACAGCATCGGGCGCGAAAGCGGCTCCGGCTGCTGCTCCAAAGCCGCAAGCGAAGACCGACGAGACGCCGAAGGCCGCGCCTGCACCACAAGCCGCGCCTGTCGCAGCTCCCGCTGCATCGGCCAAGCCGGCTGCTGCACCTCAGCCTGCCGAACCTTCCGGTAGCAATGGCCGCGTTTTCTCGTCGCCTCTGGCGCGCCGACTGGCCAAGGAAGCCGGGATCGACATCGCCGCCGTCCAAGGATCGGGGCCGCATGGCCGCGTCATCGCCCGCGATATCGATTCCGCAAAATCCGGCAAAGGCCTGAAGGCCCCGGCACAACCCGGTGCCGCGCCTGCGCCGCAGATCGCACCCGCCATGGGCGACGACAAGATCCGCGCGCTCTATGCCGACGGCACCTACGAAGTCATCCCGCACGATAATATGCGCAAGGTGATCGCGCAGCGGCTGACGGCCTCGACGCAGACCATTCCGCATTTCTACCTGACGATCGACTGCAATATCGGCAAGCTCACCGCCGCGCGCGAAGAGATCAACGCGCAGGCGCCAAAGGACAAGGAAGGCAAGCCGGCCTACAAGCTCTCGGTCAACGACTTCGTCATCAAGGCGCTGGCGCTGGCCTTGCAACGCATTCCGGATGCCAATGTGAGCTGGACCGAGTCCGGCATGCTCAAACACAAGCATTCCGATATCGGCGTCGCGGTCGCGCTGCCGGGCGGCCTGATCACGCCGATCGTGCGCAATGCCGAAACGAAATCGCTGTCGACCATTTCGAACCAGATGAAGGACATGGCGGCGCGGGCTCGCAATCGCAAACTCAAGCCGGAAGAATACCAGGGCGGCACCAGCTCTGTATCCAACCTCGGCATGTACGGCATCAAGGACTTCACCGCGGTGATCAACCCGCCGCACGCGACGATCCTCGCCGTCGGCACGGGCGAGGAGCGCGCGATCGTCAAGAACGGCAAGATCGAAGCGGCGATGATGATGAGCGTCACGCTGTCCTGCGACCACCGCGCCGTCGATGGTGCGCTCGGCGCGGAATTGCTGGTCGCGTTCAAGACGCTGATCGAAAATCCAGTGATGATGGTTGTCTAG
- a CDS encoding Bug family tripartite tricarboxylate transporter substrate binding protein, with amino-acid sequence MSNEGVKVVREPHKKKTTLQKLKSLTRRAILHRGALAGLLALTPVPLLAQAEYPNKPIRVVVPFPAGGTTDMLARLLTQKMGESLGQSFVVENVGGAGGSLGAEQIARAAPDGYSLLFHNLTFSTTTSSLQYAGRSRHDIEKDFVPISVGAYVPMLLLAHPSVPAKDLKEFVAIAKTSKDPMFYGSTGPGSVMNFSGELLKRDAGIKLDHVPFKGAAPLVQELLSGRIQFGGDQLSTSLQHAKAGALRPLAVQSATRSSALPDVPTVREQGFAFLELQGWNGFFAPAGTPDAIVARLHKAIVAASQAPDVRAKMAMVGAEPGGSSQEEMRQMLREQVSKVKPVIEDLKLIVQ; translated from the coding sequence GTGAGCAACGAAGGCGTTAAAGTCGTTCGTGAGCCGCACAAGAAAAAGACTACACTGCAAAAACTGAAGTCCCTGACCCGCCGCGCGATCCTGCACCGCGGGGCTCTGGCCGGCCTTTTGGCACTGACGCCAGTGCCGTTGCTGGCACAGGCCGAATATCCCAACAAACCCATCCGCGTCGTCGTGCCATTCCCGGCCGGCGGCACAACCGACATGCTGGCGCGGCTCCTGACACAGAAGATGGGAGAGTCGCTTGGCCAGTCATTCGTGGTCGAGAATGTTGGCGGAGCCGGTGGTTCGCTCGGTGCCGAGCAGATCGCGAGAGCTGCGCCCGACGGCTATTCGCTGCTGTTCCACAATCTGACCTTCTCCACAACGACGTCGTCGCTGCAATATGCGGGGCGCTCACGCCACGACATCGAGAAGGATTTCGTGCCGATCTCGGTCGGCGCCTATGTGCCGATGCTGCTGCTCGCGCATCCTTCGGTGCCGGCCAAGGACCTGAAGGAGTTCGTCGCCATTGCCAAGACATCGAAAGACCCGATGTTCTACGGCTCGACCGGGCCGGGCAGTGTGATGAACTTCTCCGGTGAACTCTTGAAGCGGGACGCCGGCATCAAGCTCGACCACGTCCCGTTCAAGGGCGCCGCCCCCCTGGTGCAGGAGCTTTTGTCCGGCCGTATCCAGTTCGGTGGCGATCAGCTGTCGACCTCGTTGCAACATGCCAAGGCTGGCGCGTTGCGACCGCTTGCTGTTCAAAGTGCAACGCGTTCGTCGGCCTTACCGGATGTGCCGACGGTGCGCGAACAGGGCTTTGCATTCCTAGAGCTGCAAGGCTGGAATGGCTTCTTCGCGCCGGCCGGTACACCCGATGCGATCGTCGCCCGCCTTCACAAGGCGATCGTCGCGGCATCACAGGCGCCCGACGTCCGTGCGAAGATGGCGATGGTCGGCGCTGAGCCTGGTGGCTCATCGCAGGAAGAGATGCGGCAAATGCTGCGCGAACAGGTTTCGAAGGTGAAGCCTGTGATAGAGGATTTGAAACTTATCGTGCAGTGA
- the modA gene encoding molybdate ABC transporter substrate-binding protein — protein sequence MAGLSPQPATAGEIRVFCTQALRTSLQELGPRFEKATGHTVVIAVAPSGQLVKRLANGEPADLIIANADNIDALIKADKVSGPRVNIARAQVGLSIKAGTPKPDISTPDAVKRALLDAKAVAYSAGGLSGNAFENVLTKLGITDEIKAKARNGSPAAGFVVRGEADIAVQQIPELIAVEGAELVGPLPAELDQVTQFSMGAVARNSAPDLVKAMLTYLQSPEAQTVIKSKGLTPG from the coding sequence ATGGCTGGACTGTCGCCTCAGCCGGCCACGGCCGGCGAGATCCGGGTCTTTTGCACGCAGGCGCTGCGGACCTCGTTGCAGGAGCTTGGCCCGCGCTTCGAGAAGGCCACGGGTCATACCGTCGTCATTGCCGTTGCGCCATCCGGCCAGCTCGTGAAGCGGCTTGCCAATGGGGAGCCCGCCGACCTGATCATTGCCAATGCCGATAACATCGATGCGCTGATCAAGGCCGACAAGGTCTCGGGCCCCAGGGTCAACATCGCGCGGGCACAGGTCGGCCTCTCGATCAAGGCGGGAACGCCCAAGCCGGACATTTCCACCCCGGACGCCGTCAAGCGGGCCTTGCTGGATGCCAAGGCGGTTGCCTATTCGGCCGGTGGCTTGAGCGGAAATGCTTTTGAGAATGTTTTGACGAAACTCGGCATCACCGACGAGATCAAGGCCAAGGCGAGGAATGGCTCTCCCGCGGCTGGTTTTGTCGTGCGCGGTGAAGCCGATATCGCGGTCCAGCAGATCCCCGAATTGATCGCAGTCGAAGGCGCCGAGCTGGTCGGCCCGCTGCCGGCAGAACTCGATCAGGTGACGCAATTCTCCATGGGTGCGGTGGCTCGCAACAGCGCGCCGGACCTCGTCAAGGCGATGCTGACCTATCTGCAATCGCCCGAAGCGCAAACCGTCATCAAGTCCAAAGGGTTAACGCCGGGCTGA